The genomic window GCGAACCGCTCAGCAAAGAAAAACTGTTGGAACTGGCCATTGATATTGAGGGACATCCCGACAATGTGGTTCCTTCTCTTCTGGGAGGTCTTTGCTTGACTGCCAAGGCAGCCTCGCAACGCTGGCGGGTGGTTCGTTGTGTCTGGATCAATTCCGTGAAAGCCGTTGTAGCAATCCCCTCTATTCGCCTAAGCACGAGCGAGGCAAGGCGCGCCATGCCTAAAGACATCCCGATCAGCGATGCCGTAGAAAACCTTGGTGCCCTTACGCTCCTGCTGCAGGGACTGCGGACAGGAAACGGCGACCTGATCACAGATGGGATGCACGATCGACTGCATGAGCCCTATCGCTGGCCATTAATCAAAGGTGGTTTGGATGTTCGCGATGCGGCTCTGAATGCCGGTGCCTGGGGTTGTGCCATCAGCGGAGCTGGCCCCAGCGTGCTGGCTCTTTGCCCTGAGGATAAAGGGCAAGCAGTCAGTCAGGCAATGGTAAAAGCTTGGGAGGCCGAGGGTGTAGCAAGTAGGGCTCCACTGCTTAGCATTCAGTCAGGAGGAAGCCACTGGCAACCTCAGATTGAGGATGAGTAGATATACTCAAGCGCCCGCCCGGGGTTGATCAGTTCCTTCGCATTCTCTTGCCTGCCATGGACGCCAATTTGCCGCTGACGGCTGCGTCCCAGGCCTCATTTCCCTGGCTTTCCCTGATCGTGTTGCTGCCGGCAATGGGTGCCCTGCTGATGCCTCTGTTGCCAAAGAATGAAACAAGTAACTCTCAGGCACCACGCAATTTTGCACTGGTCTTTCTGCTGGTGGATTTCGTGCTCATGCTGGTTGTATTTAGCCGCATGTTTGATGGTCAGGATGGAGGGCTTCAGCTGGTTGAACGGGTTAGCTGGATTCCCTTCATCGGCCTGGAGTGGTCGCTAGGAGCAGACGGCCTTTCGGCTCCTCTGGTTGTGCTTAGCGGGCTGATCACTCTTCTTGCCGTGGCAGCTAGCTGGAAGGTGCAAAGCAAGACAAGGCTTTATTTCGCCCTGTTGTTGGTTCAGGCTTCTGCCCAGGGGCTGGTTTTCCTCTCTCAAGATTTCCTGCTGTTCTTTCTTGCTTGGGAACTAGAGCTGGTTCCGGTCTACCTGTTAATTGCCATCTGGGGCGGAAGCAGACGTCTATATGCCGCCACCAAATTCATTCTCTACACCGCTCTAGCGTCTTTACTGATTCTGATCAGCGGACTTGCTCTGGCACTTTCGGGTGGTGAGTTCACGCTCAACCTCACTGAGCTGGCGAATCGATCTCCAGAAGGCAGCCTTGGACTGCTCTGTTATCTGGGCTTTCTGGTGGGCTTTGGCGTAAAGCTACCGATGTTTCCTCTCCACACCTGGCTGCCAGATGCCCATGGAGAAGCCAACGCACCAGTGTCGATGCTGCTGGCAGGGGTACTCCTAAAGATGGGTGGCTATGCCCTTTTGCGCTTCAACGTGCAAATGCTGCCTGATGCTCATCTTCAGCTAGCGCCGGCCCTGATCGTGATTGGGATCGTCAACATCATCTACGGAGCATTCAACGCCTTTGCTCAAGACAACGTGAAACGACGAATTGCCTGCAGTTCTGTGAGCCACATGGGCTTCGTTCTGTTGGGTATCGGCGCGATCGATGCTCTCGGGATCAGTGGGGCCATGCTGCAGATGATCAGCCATGGCCTGATTGCAGCAGCCATGTTTTTCGTCACAGGAACGTTCTACGAACGCACGCAGACCCTCTCCATCCCCAATATGGGTGGCCTGGCCAAGGTCTTGCCAATCACCTTCGCTTTTTTCTTGGCCAGCTCTCTGGCTTCCCTCGCCCTGCCAGGAATGAGCGGCTTTGTCAGTGAAATCACCGTCTTCCTCGGCATCATTAGTCAGGAAGGATTCACTTCAATATTCAGGGTTATCACGATCGTGCTGGCGGCGATTGGACTGGTGCTTACCCCCGTCTATTTGCTGTCGATGTGTCGACGGGTCTTTTTTGGCCCCAGGATTCCCGCCCTTGCAATGATCGAAGACATCAACCCCAGAGAGCTGACCATTGGGCTCAGTTTGATTGTGCCCACGTTGGTGATCGGATTTTGGCCTCGAGTCGCCATCGATCTCTATGAGGCTTCAACCAATGCTCTCGCTGATCGACTGATTAGCCATAGCTTGGCAGCCCAAGGTTCCCTGCTACCCCTTGGCTGAATAATGCCTGTTGCTGTGAACGAAATAAAGTCATCAGCCCTCCTCCAGGGTGAAGGAATCCCAAACTTCACTGCCATTACTGCTCAACAAGTTCAGGATCACATGCCTGAACTTCTCTGTGCTCTTAACAAACAATTCAGCCGGCTGGAACAAGACATAGACAAAGTTTTGGTGTCTGGCAAGAGCATTAATTGGGAACAAGTCATGTCTCCTCTGCATCGGCTGCAAGAGCAATTGCGTTGGAGCTGGGGAGTCGTATCCCATCTCAACGGCGTCTGCAATACCTCCGAATTACGGCAAGCTCACGCTGCACAAGAACCAGAGGTGGTGCGCTTTGGAAACCTTATGGGCCAAAGCCAAACACTTCATCGTGCCCTGCGCCGGCTTAAAGACCAGACCTCAAGGCCATTGCTGGATTCGACTCAACAGCGGATTTTGAACGCGGAATTACTCTCCATGGATCAACGAGGCGTGGGTCTCGATGACGACGCACAGCAGGCTTTTAATACAACCAGTGAACAACTGGCCGAGCTGTCGACCTGCTTCAGCAATCACGTCCTGGATGCAACCCAGGGATGGAGCCTGCTCCTCAATCGATCAGCACAAGTTGAAGGACTGCCGCAGAGGGCCTTGGAGGTTTTGTCCTTAGCAGCCAAGCAAGCCGGAGATCACCGAGAAGACGGTGGAGAACCTACAGCGGAGCAGGGTCCCTGGCGATTAGGTCTAGATATGCCCCGCTACATCCCCTTCATCACCCATGCAAAAGATCGAGGGCTACGTGAAACGCTCTACAAGGCTCATGTGAGTAGAGCGAGTGCAGGTGAGTTAAACAATCAACCATTGATTGAAGAGCTGCTAAGCCTTCGGCTTGAGCAAGCTCAAAGGCTTGGCTACAGGAACTGGGCTGAACTCAGCCTGGCCAGCAAAATGGCCGAGGGCGTTGAGGCCGTCGAGCAGTTGCTTGATGAGTTGCGTGCTGCCGCTTTACCCGCAGCCCAAAAGGAGTTAATTGAGCTCGAGGCCTGTGCCAAAAAACATGGAGCTCCAGAGGCCAGCCAGCTCAAACCATGGGATGTGAACTTCTGGGCTGAACGGCTGAGGCAAGAGCGCTTTGACCTTGATCAAGAAGCGCTGCGCCCTTGGTTTCCCCTGCCACAGGTTTTGGAAGGTTTGTTCGGACTTTGTGAACGTCTTTTTGGCATTCGCATTCAAAGTGCCGACGGCGAGGCTCCGATCTGGCATCAAGACGTGCGTTATTTCCGGGTGTTGAATGCCAATGGTTCTGACCTGGCAGCGTTCTACCTCGATCCCTATAGCCGACCAGCCAGCAAGCGAGGGGGGGCATGGATGGACGAATGCCTGACACGCAGCAAAAGCCTCGAGGGCCAATCGATTCTTCCTGTGGCCTATTTGATTTGTAACCAGACTCCACCGCAAGCAGAGACGCCAAGTCTGATGAGCTTCGATGAGGTGGAGACTTTGTTCCATGAGTTCGGCCATGGCCTTCAGCACATGCTCACGACCGTTGAGTATCCACAGGCTGCAGGAATCAACAACGTGGAATGGGACGCAGTGGAACTGCCTAGCCAGTTCATGGAGAACTGGTGCCTCGATCGCACCACGTTGATGGGGATGGCACGTCACTGGCGTACTGGCGAACCGCTTCCGGAGGAGGAGTTCGCAAAATTGCGCTCCAGCCGCACCTTTAATGCCGGTTTGGCAACTCTGCGCCAGGTGCATTTCGCTCTCACTGATCTGCGTTTGCATAGTTGCTGGACACCAGATCTCGGCGTGACCCCAGATCAGCTGCGCCGTCAGATTGCTCAGACCACCACGGTGATGCTTCCGATCGCCGAAGATCAATTCCTCTGTAGCTTTGGCCACATCTTCGCCGGTGGTTATTCCGCCGGGTACTACTCCTACAAGTGGGCAGAAGTTCTTAGTGCTGATGCCTTTGCTGCCTTTGAGGAAGCTGGTCTGGAACTTGAAGATCAAGTTCGACTCACTGGCGCTCGCTTTCGCGACACAGTTCTCAGTTTGGGAGGTAGCCATTCCCCAGCAGACGTCTATGAGCAATTCCGTGGACGACCAGCGACCACTGAGGCATTGATTCGCCATTCCGGCTTAGCCGCAAGCGCTGCGGATCAGTGAGGAGATGGCTGAAGAGATACCGCACTCTCTGAACCCCCTAGCGTTATCACAAAGCTGGGGCCAAGACGAGCATGACGATATCCACACGGCACCACTGATTGCACTTGAGGAGGTGCTTGAAACAAGCAGCTTGCGTCGCGGCATAAGCCGAGAACAATTGCTAAGTGAGTTGTTGCGTGATCTCGATCATCGCCGTTTAATCCCACTGATAGGAATGCTGCCGAGAGGCTGGAGGATGGCCCCGGCCGTTCTTCCTGAACTTCTACGAGGGATTGCAACCCTATTAGAAGATGGTTTGCTAAGCCCTCTGCTGTTGGCAGCGTTGGCTGATGACCTACAGCATCTGCTGCCGATTCGGGAGAACGAACCGCCCAGTGCCCTGGAACTCTGGCGCCAACCCTCAGTTGCCTTAAAGCCAGGACATGGTGTGGGGGTGCCGTGCAATTTAAAGAACTGTCGATTACTGGCCAACCAGCCAATCACTAGTGATGCATTTTCTGACCCGAAACAGCTTGCTCCAACCGCTTTAGGGAAAGGCCTCACGGCACTCGGTAGTGGCCTGGTCTGGCACAACGAGGGGTTGGTCATGCTTCAGAACGAGTCTTCTCAACGCATGAATGAGCTCATGGCTCAGGTGCTCAATTGCCTCGCTGCCAATCGTCTACCAGAGGCATTGCATCCCTCGGAACCTTTCTTATTCGAGGGGCTATCCTCAGGACGTCAACTGATTGAGTTGCTGAACCGACAGGGTTGGCACTGTTGCGGACGAATTAGAGCCAGTGTGGCCAGCTTCGGCCTGGGAGCTAGCCAAGCCAATGAAAGCGGGAGATGGTTTCAGGTCCCTTTGGCGATTCCATATCGCACGGGTCTAGAGGATGATCGCAACCAGGAGATTCTCAGCTTGTTGCCGCATTGCAGCTTCGAGCTTGAACTGCAACCACAGGGCAATGATTCCATTTTACTGCAGTATTGCCAGGATATAGAAGGCGTGAATGGCTGGACTGCGATGAACGACCTGCATCGTCCCTGGCAGAACGATCGCCACAATGGAACAGTCGCGTACCCCAGTCAGCCATTGACACAGCAACGCCTCGCCGATGCAATAGAGATCACCGAATTAATCGCAGCGGTGCACAATATGGAGGCAAGCTCGCAAAAGCTACATCTAGGGGGGTATGGAGCCCTGGGCTATTGCATTGATTCAACAGCACTACTGGAGCAATGCCTTAACGGCTCTACCCATTTATTTCCACTGACACTCGGAGGAATATGGCGAGAACGACTACGCCGTAGCCTCGACATCCTTCTTGATCAGGGTTTTTGTATCAACACTAGTGTGGTAGATCGCTACCGATGGGGCCTTGACACGTTGCACCAGGATCTGAGCCTGCAAGGCTCTGCACGATTAGAGGCAATGCAGAGGCTTTTAAGCTGTCAACCCAGCCACAGTCCATTTGCTCTTGTGAGGAACCTCAACGGCGAAGTGGATCTCTAAAGCGATGCCAATGCACGTTTTCAGTTATAGATAGATCAACCGGAAGCCGAGCGAGTCAATGCCAAGCAGATGATCTACTGCCACATCAGTGAAGTTAACAAGCCTATCGAAAGAACGACTTTGCTCTGGGGGGATTTCATCAAGCTTCTTAGTCACGAGAAATCAAAGTAGATGCTTTTGATCATGATGCATAGAATTGGTTAAGCATCAAGTTCATTTAAGCCTTTAATACCTAAAAGAAGCTAAAGCAATTCAATCAAGGGAATCGTGCATGCGAAAAGTACACGTGCTAACTAAGCAGACATGAAGCTTGAAAAAGCATAAATCGTCCACTCGAACTGCCTCCTACTTAACAAGCAAGGCTCTTTTGAAAAGACGTTGTCTTGCATCATCAGGAAGTAGCAAGACATGATTGAACTGGTCTTACCCAACTGCCATGCATTCAGATCTCAAGCAGAAGCACTGGAGGCCGCAATGGTTTGTCCGTGGAGATGTCGACGGATTCCTAGGACTTGGCCTCGATAACTTGATTCAAGTCCTCTTGATAATTGCCTTATGCCGCAACGTGCTCGGCTATCCGAATGAATTAGTTTTCGGCACAATCCTTCCTGCCACAGGAATAAGCCTGCTGATAGGCAACCTTGCCTACGCGCATCAGGCTCATCAACTTGCCAGCATCGAAAAACGTAGTGATCGGACAGCTCTGCCCTACGGAATCAACACCGTGAGCCTGTTTGCGTATGTGTTTTTGGTAATGCTCCCTGTGAAACTCACCGCATTGGGCCAGGGAATGGATGAGGCAAGTGCTGTTCGCCTTTCCTGGCAAGCAGGGATGGTGGCTTGCCTGGGCTCAGGGCTGATCGAAACAGTAGGGGCTTTTACAGCAGGGGTACTGCGTCGCTGGCTGCCTAGGGCTGCATTACTTGCCACTCTCGCCGGCATTGCTCTTGGCTACATCGCCCTTGGCTTTCTGCTGCGTACCTATGCCCAACCTGTAGTGGGGCTGACAGTACTAGCAATTGTTCTGGTCACCTATTACGGACGCTTGCGATTGCCCATTCCTGGTGGCTTGCTTGCTGTTGTTATTGGCGTGGGGCTTGCTTGGAGTACTGGATTAATCGATAGCGACGCTAGCCGTTGGAGTCAGGAAGCAAGTCAGATTGGCTTGCGCCTTCCTCACCTAGAAATCGCCAATCTTTGGAATGCTCGTGGCCAGCTGCTGCCCTGGCTAGGGGTGATTGTGCCAATGGGCCTATTCAACGTGCTGGGATCTCTTCAAAACATCGAAAGCGCAGAGGCGGCAGGTGATCGTTATTGCGTTCGAAGCTCTTTACTGATCGATGGCATTGGCACAATGGCTGCCGCAGGTCTGGGGTCTTGTTTTCCTACAACCATTTATATCGGCCATCCAGCCTGGAAGGAAATGGGGGCTCGCATTGGCTATTCCTGGCTAAATGGCTTGGTAATGGGTAGCGCTTGTCTTCTAGGTGTTTTTGGTTTGGTCGCAGAGTTGGTACCTATTGAGGCAGGCATGGCGATCGTGCTCTATATCGGCATCGTGATTGCTGCTCAAGCCTTTCAAGCCACTCCCAGCACCCATGCACCGGCAGTAGCTCTTGGCCTGCTTCCTGGATTAGCAGGATGGGGTGCATCACTGATCAAGGCTGGTTTGCGCGCAGGAGGAGCCGGAAGCAATTCAGAACCTTTTAATTCAGCTTTATTAGGAAGGCTTCAAGAAGCTGATGTATGGGCAAGTGGTGCTTTTGCCCTTGAGCAAGGACAAATTATTACCGCCATGCTGCTAGCGGCAATGTTGGTTTATGTGATCGAACAACGCCTTTTAGCAGCAAGCTTTACTTCTTTCCTCGCATCTGCAGCCTCATGGATTGGGATCATCCACGCTTGGCGATTCACCCAGGCCGATACTGTTCTGGAGCTTGGCTGGGGAGTTGGTAGCTCCTGGGCAACGGGCTATCTACTAATGGCAGTTGTGTTCATGCTCGCCGGTTTGCATCAGCGCAGATTGATTTCTAGTTGACAAAACTGTTTTCAAAATGCATAAGTTAATGAAATGAGCGTAGGTAAAACCACTGGATCAATTCTGCCCGACTGCTACATGTCACGCCTCTTCGTTTGTAAAATGGATGCCAAAAAAATATTTACAACGATGGCTGATGCCTAAGAGAATGACTCGATCCCAGTGGAAGGGAGGCAGATCTTCTCTGATAATAACCTTGAGAATGTTATTGGTGGAGTCATGAGAGAAAGAGTTTTGAATGAAGATGCTGATATTAGGCTTGAGGGATTGTAAGTATTGGTTTAGAGCCAAGACATTGATGGCTGAATTTATAGTGTTAAGTAATTACTTTTAAGTTTGAGATAGTTTCAGCACACCGCTTGGGATGAGTGTTCAAATGCCAAGATCAAAGTAAACCTAGCCACCCTATGATTGTAAATTATTTACTTATCTCTATGAAATACAACATCATTGATCCCCTAGATCTTATCCTGGAAAATGGTAGGCACTTCTTAGTGCGGTAGTGGAATTCTAGAAACATGGATTCGTTTTGCCAATAGAGAGGACACATTGAACAGTTAACCTGCCCCAGCCACCGAAAGAGTTTCACCAGCTACGCCTTTCAGTGCTTCATTAGAAAGGTTTTGGCGGCCTTTATTGTCTGCAGCTAAGTCTTCAGGGGCTTTTGGAGTCGCAAGAGATATCTTTATGAGGGGATAGAAGGCTGGGAGGTTGTGGCTTAGTTGGCTAACATGTTGACTAGTTTCTTCGCTAAGAATTTCAATCATTGTGTGCAAGTCTGGTCGTACTAACAACTTGTATTAATGCGAAAAAAAACCATGTAAAGACTGAATTTATAGGCGCTTATCTGGTCATACATAGTTCACAACAAATTGCATCAACGACTTTAGAGCTGAAATCATCACTGAATGGTCCTGAGTGACCACAATGGTTCATGCCGGAAATTTCATAGCGAGTCAGCTTCCTTTTGCGTTGCCATCGATTCCAGTTTGACAATGGCAACAGTGGAGAACGCCCTGGGTAAGCCACTTGACCAAGAGCCGCAACAGGGTCTTTCCCGCCAACGACCATAGCCACACGATTGATCTCTTCTAAAGCGCCATTCCCACTGAACACTCCACAGACAGTGATCACTTGTACTGGAACACGACAAAGTTGTTGCAAGATCTCCGCTGTCCCAATAGCCATCTCTCCTCCTCCGCTGTAACCCACTAATACCAGGCGCACAGCTTTACTGGGATGGAAGCCAAGCGATTCAAGACGTCGGGCGATTTTCAAGGCAAGCTCATAATTCATCACCGGGCCATAACGGCGGTCAGAGGAAATTCCCACTTTGATCACATTATTGGCTTGTACACAAAAGGCGCTTAGAAAACGAACTAATGAATTGGGATGATGCTCTTGTAGAGAAAATAACCTTCGCCAGAACCACTGGCTGTATGAATCTGAACGCAGTGCAACAGGCATGATTGTGTAAGCCTCAATGCCTTTGACTAAAATAGACTCATGATCAATTCCTTCTTCTAGTTGCGAGAGGAATCGACTCACCCGTGGAGGATGGTCTTCTTCACTTTGATGAATGCCATCCAGGTAAATGATGTAATGTCGATGTCCAGAAATGTCCGGGGATCGTTCAGAAAATAGATGACTTGGGTTAGGAAGACCATCAAGCCACCCTTCCCAAAAGACAAAGTCAAGCATCACTGAATAAATACCTGACAGAGGGACCAAGATGATCACCAGAAGTGCCGCAAGCTTAAGGAGCTCATCAATCGATTCGCTGGTTACTAATGCAATAGCATCGCGACGAATCACAGCTAAGCACAGGAACAAAAGGGTGGCTAAGGCCAGCATCAAAACAACAACTGTCCTGCGGCTTGTAAGCAGCAGCTCACGATGATGGCGAAGCGAAGATCTAGTCTTAGTCATGATCTCAGATTAGATCCAACTCAATGATTAAGAGCCACTTCTCTTGCTAGTTGGGCGTAACTTGATTTCCACCTCTGAGCGAACAAGAGCGCAATTAAAACAAGTGCCAAGGCAAAACCAGGAAGGGCCATGACCAAGCCTTGCTGGAGAGGTATACCATAAATAGCTTTTAATAAAACAACTACATTGAGGTGAATCCATGCGAAAAGTGTTATAGCAATTAGATCACTAATATAAGGAGCTCCGGCAAGAGTATAAAATAATCCTGGCCAAATTGCTGGTAGTATATTGTTCGCAAAAGTAATCGGATGTAAAGGTACATCCTTTAGAGAAGTAAGGATCAAGCTGTCACAGAGAATCCCCAATAGAAAAGCTAGGCTTAGGCCTAGCGCGTCAAATAATAAATGCACGGCAATTTGAACAGGGCCTAAACGATTAGCAAGGAGAGAAAAGAAATGTGCTGCTGACATTGAAAGGCCAACTGCCAGCAACAATTCAACTCCAGCCTCCATTTTAAGCAGTACTTCGGCCATGGAATCAAGGCCTTGGCTGAGTCCGCTTAAGACCTGCAGAAGAGCATCAGGCACGACGCATCTCCGGACGATTTACGATCCAGAGAACAAAAATTGAAAGAATAGCACTGTAGAAGCACCATACTGAATTGAAAGCCATGCTATATGTAAACAGTGTCAGAATGATAGATAATACAATTAATGCTCCGAAGAGTTTGACGGCTTTGTCTTTAAGAATCAGCAAAGGAATAACAATCCAGCACCAATAAATTAGTTCTCCAATAGGTTCTGTATTGATGAAATTATGGAAGATGGTGTTGACGTTGTAGACGATCCTTCCGCCTGTCACTAGTCCTGGCTGGATCAACGGTGGATGTATTAATAAAGGCAGCCAGAATGAGATTCCAAGGATGGAACCAATAATCCAAACCCAGCGTAAAGCTCTCTTGACTCCTTCACTTTCGGAATGACGCCCAATCGAGTATGCGCTCCATGGAATCCATATCATCCAGAAGCAATAGGCAAAAAATAGAAAGCCAACAGAAGTAATTGACGTGAGAGGTTCGACCGGTGAAGCTACTGTTTCTCCATGACCTAATCCCACCCATACAAAACCCTCAATAAATTGCTGTAGCCCGAAGAAGAATGGTACTAGGGCTAGAGGTCTGTAGCCGGGACGTTTCGCTTCAGACGCAAGATAGTGGGTATAAAGCCCTAAGGGCATGAGGACCGCTGCAGCCGTAAAGCTGGCTGACGCTGAGAAACACATCTGTACGCTTGTTTATGAGTGTTTGCTCAGTTTGGTCAGGTAACTCGACTTCGCCAAGTTAATTACTGAGAAGCTTTGAAATTACCAACTTCAATGCCAGCGGATGAGACATCAATTGTTGATGCGTGATTACTGGAACGGCCTGTTGCTCACCCACTGGTAATACGGCTTGCCAGCCTGGAACAACCATGACATCCCATCGACAGAAATAACTGCTGCATTCAATGTCTTCTAAGGCTGAAACGTCGCCGTTGAGCTTGCGCAGTAAGGGGCTGCCGCGCTTCATATCCGCTAAACCAGCAAACAAACAGGCGGGAATCCACTGGGCTGTGAGGGTGCCTCGCTGTGGACTTCCTACACTCAGAAAACGATGCGTTCGTCGTGATCCACCTAGTTGTTGCAGCCAAATTCGACTGATCACCCCTCCCATCGAAAAGCCAAGTACATCTATAACCGTCTCGGCCCCCCACTGCTCAACGATGAGCTGATCCAACGTCTCCGCCAGCTTGGAAAGCGGAACAGCTCCCAGGCGATGAGGCAGATGGGGTATCTGTAGAGGTAGCTGATGTTGTTCGAGTGCCTTCACCAACCGCCTAAAAAGATGCGGGGTATCCCAAAGACCATGTACAAGCACCAATGGTCGACGGGGTTTATCCACTGATGCGACATGCGTAAACATCGCTAAAAGCCTTGGCAAAGATCAGGGTGTTGGCCAATTGCGACACCTTTCA from Prochlorococcus marinus str. MIT 9313 includes these protein-coding regions:
- the thrB gene encoding homoserine kinase — encoded protein: MAQPSIGQRIVVDVPSTTANLGPGFDCLGAALDLNNRFAMRRIEGDSGRFELIIEGNEGSHLRGGPNNLIYRAAQRVWKAAGLEPVGLEAKVRLAVPPARGLGSSASAIVAGLVGANALVGEPLSKEKLLELAIDIEGHPDNVVPSLLGGLCLTAKAASQRWRVVRCVWINSVKAVVAIPSIRLSTSEARRAMPKDIPISDAVENLGALTLLLQGLRTGNGDLITDGMHDRLHEPYRWPLIKGGLDVRDAALNAGAWGCAISGAGPSVLALCPEDKGQAVSQAMVKAWEAEGVASRAPLLSIQSGGSHWQPQIEDE
- a CDS encoding NAD(P)H-quinone oxidoreductase subunit 4, which gives rise to MDANLPLTAASQASFPWLSLIVLLPAMGALLMPLLPKNETSNSQAPRNFALVFLLVDFVLMLVVFSRMFDGQDGGLQLVERVSWIPFIGLEWSLGADGLSAPLVVLSGLITLLAVAASWKVQSKTRLYFALLLVQASAQGLVFLSQDFLLFFLAWELELVPVYLLIAIWGGSRRLYAATKFILYTALASLLILISGLALALSGGEFTLNLTELANRSPEGSLGLLCYLGFLVGFGVKLPMFPLHTWLPDAHGEANAPVSMLLAGVLLKMGGYALLRFNVQMLPDAHLQLAPALIVIGIVNIIYGAFNAFAQDNVKRRIACSSVSHMGFVLLGIGAIDALGISGAMLQMISHGLIAAAMFFVTGTFYERTQTLSIPNMGGLAKVLPITFAFFLASSLASLALPGMSGFVSEITVFLGIISQEGFTSIFRVITIVLAAIGLVLTPVYLLSMCRRVFFGPRIPALAMIEDINPRELTIGLSLIVPTLVIGFWPRVAIDLYEASTNALADRLISHSLAAQGSLLPLG
- a CDS encoding M3 family metallopeptidase, whose amino-acid sequence is MPVAVNEIKSSALLQGEGIPNFTAITAQQVQDHMPELLCALNKQFSRLEQDIDKVLVSGKSINWEQVMSPLHRLQEQLRWSWGVVSHLNGVCNTSELRQAHAAQEPEVVRFGNLMGQSQTLHRALRRLKDQTSRPLLDSTQQRILNAELLSMDQRGVGLDDDAQQAFNTTSEQLAELSTCFSNHVLDATQGWSLLLNRSAQVEGLPQRALEVLSLAAKQAGDHREDGGEPTAEQGPWRLGLDMPRYIPFITHAKDRGLRETLYKAHVSRASAGELNNQPLIEELLSLRLEQAQRLGYRNWAELSLASKMAEGVEAVEQLLDELRAAALPAAQKELIELEACAKKHGAPEASQLKPWDVNFWAERLRQERFDLDQEALRPWFPLPQVLEGLFGLCERLFGIRIQSADGEAPIWHQDVRYFRVLNANGSDLAAFYLDPYSRPASKRGGAWMDECLTRSKSLEGQSILPVAYLICNQTPPQAETPSLMSFDEVETLFHEFGHGLQHMLTTVEYPQAAGINNVEWDAVELPSQFMENWCLDRTTLMGMARHWRTGEPLPEEEFAKLRSSRTFNAGLATLRQVHFALTDLRLHSCWTPDLGVTPDQLRRQIAQTTTVMLPIAEDQFLCSFGHIFAGGYSAGYYSYKWAEVLSADAFAAFEEAGLELEDQVRLTGARFRDTVLSLGGSHSPADVYEQFRGRPATTEALIRHSGLAASAADQ
- a CDS encoding permease — translated: MHSDLKQKHWRPQWFVRGDVDGFLGLGLDNLIQVLLIIALCRNVLGYPNELVFGTILPATGISLLIGNLAYAHQAHQLASIEKRSDRTALPYGINTVSLFAYVFLVMLPVKLTALGQGMDEASAVRLSWQAGMVACLGSGLIETVGAFTAGVLRRWLPRAALLATLAGIALGYIALGFLLRTYAQPVVGLTVLAIVLVTYYGRLRLPIPGGLLAVVIGVGLAWSTGLIDSDASRWSQEASQIGLRLPHLEIANLWNARGQLLPWLGVIVPMGLFNVLGSLQNIESAEAAGDRYCVRSSLLIDGIGTMAAAGLGSCFPTTIYIGHPAWKEMGARIGYSWLNGLVMGSACLLGVFGLVAELVPIEAGMAIVLYIGIVIAAQAFQATPSTHAPAVALGLLPGLAGWGASLIKAGLRAGGAGSNSEPFNSALLGRLQEADVWASGAFALEQGQIITAMLLAAMLVYVIEQRLLAASFTSFLASAASWIGIIHAWRFTQADTVLELGWGVGSSWATGYLLMAVVFMLAGLHQRRLISS
- a CDS encoding esterase/lipase family protein, which translates into the protein MFTHVASVDKPRRPLVLVHGLWDTPHLFRRLVKALEQHQLPLQIPHLPHRLGAVPLSKLAETLDQLIVEQWGAETVIDVLGFSMGGVISRIWLQQLGGSRRTHRFLSVGSPQRGTLTAQWIPACLFAGLADMKRGSPLLRKLNGDVSALEDIECSSYFCRWDVMVVPGWQAVLPVGEQQAVPVITHQQLMSHPLALKLVISKLLSN